The DNA segment GAGCTGTTCGACGCGCCGTTGACCTCGCCGGTCGAGGTGCTCGACGGAGCGGACGAGATCCGCGACGACGAACCCACGCCGGACGATCCCGAAGTGAATCCCGAAGACGAACCGATCGTTACCGTGCTCACGCGCGTCGGCTTCGACGTGCATCCGACCGAGCGTGCGCCGTTCAAAACGGTCAGTGAGAACGAGCAACGCCGCCAGCAGATGCTGACCGGCCACTCGGAGTTCACCGAAACCGCCGAGAAACGCGCTCGAATTATGTCTTCGGTCGGGGAAGTGACCGGGACCACGTCCGTCTACGTCGTCGAGCGGGCGACCCGAGAAGCCGTCGAGGGGACGGCACTCATCGAGGAATCGGAGATGGAAGCGATCGACGACGCCGACGAGCTCCGGGACCTCATCCGCGAGCGCGCCGACGGATCGGCCGACTAGTGGCTAGGGCCGGCTCAGTCCGATTCTTCCCGACAGCATTAATACCGCTTGCGCCACTTTCACAGCCACATGGAGTATACGCTCGCGATCGAGAACACACCGGAGACAGTATCAGGCGGGACCGGCATCCTGCTCGTCCATCCCAGTACCGGCGAAACCGATCGGATCGATACGGAATTTCTCGGTACCGACACCGACCGCATGCTGATAATCTCGACGCGAACGAGCGCCCGGGAGGTCGAGCAGAAACTCGAACACTACGCTGTCGACGAATCGAAGGCAACGATTCTCGATACGCTGTCGGTCGAACGGGGCTACACCCGTCGCAAGACCGACCACGTCCAGTACGTCACCGCGCCGGACAACCTCGACGAGATCGTCGACCAGACCCGTCAGTTCCTCGAAGAAACCGACGGCAAGCGCCGTATCTCGGTCGACTCCGTCACCGAGATGGCCTACTACGCCGACGAGGACAGCGCCCGCGACGCCGTCGAATCCCTGCTCGACCTGCTCGCGGAACACGACGCCGTCGGACTGTTCCACCTGGCTAAAAGCGTCCACGATGAGGACGTACTCGCTAGCTATCGCGACCTGTTCGACGGGACGATCGATCTCGCGGAAGACGGCACTGTGACCACGTCGTTCTGAGGGCAACTGGCCGCCGGCCCACTGCACGAACCGGCAATCCGTGCCCCGTTGTAGCACATCACCAATGATTAAGGTGGATGAGACCAAGACAAGGGTGTATGCCGGAATGCCAGAACTGTGGCTCATTTGTAACGGCGGCCTACGCGCGTGTGTTCACGCCGAACGGGATCGAGAATCCGAGAGTGTGCCCGCAATGTGAGGACAAGATCCGCGACGGTGCGGACGTCCGCGAAGCCCGCTCGACGCGTCGCGGATAACCCGTCTCGAATCGCCACCGAACGCCTCTTTCCTACGTTTTCGTCGTCGCGTCCCTGGCGTCCTCGACTATCGATTTTGCCTCGGTGAGATACGTCCGTGCTTGCTCGCTGTCACGCGCTTCCGCGGTCACACGAACGAGCGGCTGCGTACCGCTCGCCCGGATCAAAAACCAGCCGTCCGCCAGTGCGACCCGGACACCGTCCAGCGTCATCACGTCGTCGTACGCCTCGGTGACCGATTCGGTAACTCGTTCCATCACGGCAGTCTTCTCAGACACGTCGAGGCTCTCGCGTTCGATCGGATAGGTCTCGATGTCGGCGACGCGCGCGTCGAGCGATCGCTCGCCCGCCAGCGCGGCCAGTTTCGCGGCCGCCAGCGGACCGTCGGGGCACAGCGTCGCCTCTGGCCAGATCCACGCGCCCGAGGGCTCGCCGCCGAAAGCCACATCCGGTTCGGTGACCCGCTCGGCGACGTAGACATCCCCGACTCTCGTCCGCGTAACCGCGACGTCGATCGCCGCGAGGTGGTCGTCGACGGCCATGCTCGTGTCGACGGGGACAGCGACGCGCTGGCCCGGTTCGGCCGCTTCCCGGGCGAGTATCGCCAGGAGCACGTCCCCCGAAACGAACTCGCCGTCGCCGGTCACGGCCCGCATTCGGTCGGCGTCGCCGTCGTGGGCGATCCCCAGGTCGGCGTCGCTCGCGCCAACGAGTTCCGCCAGCGACTCGCAGTGCTCTGCCGTGGGCTCGCTCGGACGGCCGGGGAACGACCCGTCCGGCTGGGCGTTCAGCGTCTCGACCGAGCAGCCAAGCGCCTGCAGGGTATCGACGCTGACGCCGCCGGCCCCGTTTCCGAGATCGACGACAATCGACGGTGGGTCTTCGATGTCGACGGCGTCGGCGATCGCTTCGACGTGGCGCTGTCGGGCAGTAGCCGTCTCGCGAGCGCCGAGTTCGTCCCACGGCCGGAGATCGACTTCCTCGGAGTCGATCCGTTCGGCGATCCGGTCCTGCATGGCGTCGTCGAACGCCTGCCCCGAGGGTTGCCACAGCTTGATTCCGTTGTCCGGCGCGGGGTTGTGACTGGCCGTGATCGCGACGCCGGCGTCGGCGTCCTCCCAGGCGACTGCGCGGGCGATTGTCGGGGTCGCAGCCACTCCCAGCTCGAGCACGTCCGTGCCGGATTCCCGGAGCCCCGCGGTAAGGGCGTCCGTGAGGAACTGTCCGCTCTCGCGGGGGTCACGGCCGACGACGACGCGGTCGGTCTCGACGCCAAGGGCGCGGCCGACCGACAGTGCCAGCCCGGCTGTCACGTCTTTGCCGACTGGACCGCGAATCCCACTGGTTCCGAACATACTCGTCTCGGCGCGCGGCAGCGAGAAAAATGGGACGGTCCTCACTCGTACCGCAATGCGTCGATCGGATCGGTCCGAGAGGCATTCCAGGCCGGGTACAGGCCGGCAAGCACGCCAACGGCGATCCCGACGACGATCGCGAGCGCCGTCCAGCCAACCGGGAACACCCACGGGATCCCGATATATCCCGCGACGACGTATCCGGCGAGCAGCCCCAGCGCAGTGCCGAGGATCGCCCCGAGGACACCAAGGATGACCGCCTCGACGATGAACAGTTCCAGGATGTCCCGACGCTGGGCGCCGACGGCTTTCATGATCCCGATCTCACGGGTCCGCTCGGTGACCGAGACCAGCATGATGTTGGCGATACCGATCGACCCGACCAGAAGCGAGATGCCCGCGATCCCGACGATGAAGTCCTGCAGGAGATCTAACACGTCTTCGAGTTGGCTGATCAACTCGGCGCTGGTCTTGAGCTGAAAGGCCAGCCCTTCGGATCGATCGCTAGCGTCGGATTCGGCGCTGTCGAGGTACGCTTCGGTCTCGGTTTTCACCCGCTCGATGTCCGCATCGCTTTTCGAGGGGGCTTCGACGACCAGCGCGATGTGACGCGAACTCTCGCCGGGAGTTGACTGGCCTAGCAGACCACTGAGCTCCCCGGAGAGATTCGACTGGTTCGATATCTCTCTATCACCCAGTAACTCTGAGAGCTCTTCGTCAGATAGGTTGAGTTCGGTCTGTGTATCCGCGTTCTCAGTCAGGTCCGCTGGGACGTACAGCCGCGGAGAGGGAGCGAACCCCTCGAACGCACTCATACTTTCGGAGTCTTCCAGGATCCCCGTCACGGTGACGTCGATCTGTACCCCCTGGAAGATACCCAGCGTCAGCGTATCGCCGACGGAGACGTTCCCGTCGAACAGGCCGGCCATCGCCGGGTTGATCACCGCCTGGGCCTCCCCGCGCTCGAATCTCTCACCCTCGGCGAAATCCTCGGCATCGAAATAGCCGGGGCCGGTCCCGACGAACCCGCCGTCTCTGGGGACGGTGTCCCCGGCGTACGTGACCGACTGTCCGGGGATGCGGGTGTACACGTAGGCATCGTCCACCCCCGAGAGATTCGCGACCTCGCTCGCGTCGCGCTGGGTGAACACCGGCTGTGCGCCCGCCAGCGGCCCCTGCCCGCTGTCTTCGGGCGGGGCCGCCCAGACGTAGACGTTCTGCTGGTCGTCGGGGCTGATGTCGCCGACGATCTCGTCCTGGAGTCCGGTTCCGAGTGTGACGAACGTGATGACGGCGGCGATCCCGATGATCACTCCAAGTGTCGTCAGCGTCGACCGGAGTTTGTGCCCTCTGATCGACCGCCAGGAGATCCGCAGACTCTCCAGGGGATTCATCGGCCGACCTCCGATAGCTCCTCCACGCGCTCGATCTCGCCGTCCAGCAAGTGGACGATCCGTTCGGCGTGTTCGGCGATCGGCCGCTCGTGGGTCACCATCAGGATCGTATTCCCCTGCTCGTAGAGTTCCTCAAACAGCCCCATGATCCGTTCGCCGGTCTCGGTGTCGAGGTTGCCAGTCGGTTCGTCGGCCAACAGCAGCGCCGGATCGTTCACGAGCGCCCGGGCGATGGCGACCCGCTGGCGCTGTCCACCGGAGAGTTCGTTCGGTCGGTGATCGAGACGGTCGCCCAGTCCGACCGAATCGAGGACCTCGGCTGCCCGCTGTCGGCGCTCGCTCCGACCGACCCCGCGGAAGACCATCGGGAGGGCGACGTTCTCCCGGGCGGTCAGCCGCGGCATGAGGTTGAACGTCTGGAAAACGAACCCGATATCCTCACCGCGGATTCGCGTCCGCTCGCGGTCGCTCACGGCCGTCACGTCCTGGTCGTCGATCGTGATCGTCCCCGCTGTCGGCGTATCCAGACAGCCGACCAGATTCATCAGCGTCGATTTACCCGACCCGCTCGGACCCATGACCGCAGTGTACGAGCCCGTCGGGATCTCGAGGGAGACCCCATCGAGCGCGTGGACAGGCTCGCCGAGCTGGTAGGTCTTTCTGACCCCCGACAGCGATACAGCTGCCGACCCGCGTTCCGTTGCCATACTTTCATTCAGGGATGGACCGTCAAAAGCACGTCGCGGTCTGGGATAGTCGAACCGCTTGAGTTGATCGTGGCTCCAGAAGCAACCGCATTTATTTATATAAATTTACTTATAATAAAAGGAAGTCAACGATATCCAGTTCTGGCGCGCGCTCAACGACCTCGAAGATCGATACAATGCCTGATGCCACACGACATCACACCACTGCCGAGCATACTTGAAGGCACTTCGTCGTCACCCATCGATACCGCCCGGCACGATGTCGCTGGGTGTGAACAGTAACACGTCGTCACGTTCCGCAGCCACCTGTTGCAGGCCATCGGAAAACCCGGAGCGACAGAAACAACAGTACTGCTCCGTCTGATTGCTTTCGTTGGATGGCGTCCACTGGACCTCCGATGCTGTCCGTTCGAGGTCGGCCAGGTCGCCTTCGGTCATCTCTCGGCTGGTGTACTTGCACTCTCCTGCGACGAGTGTCCCGTCGCTCGCGAGCCCCACGA comes from the Halapricum desulfuricans genome and includes:
- a CDS encoding DUF7090 family protein, with protein sequence MEYTLAIENTPETVSGGTGILLVHPSTGETDRIDTEFLGTDTDRMLIISTRTSAREVEQKLEHYAVDESKATILDTLSVERGYTRRKTDHVQYVTAPDNLDEIVDQTRQFLEETDGKRRISVDSVTEMAYYADEDSARDAVESLLDLLAEHDAVGLFHLAKSVHDEDVLASYRDLFDGTIDLAEDGTVTTSF
- a CDS encoding DUF7563 family protein; translation: MPECQNCGSFVTAAYARVFTPNGIENPRVCPQCEDKIRDGADVREARSTRRG
- the glmM gene encoding phosphoglucosamine mutase, which encodes MFGTSGIRGPVGKDVTAGLALSVGRALGVETDRVVVGRDPRESGQFLTDALTAGLRESGTDVLELGVAATPTIARAVAWEDADAGVAITASHNPAPDNGIKLWQPSGQAFDDAMQDRIAERIDSEEVDLRPWDELGARETATARQRHVEAIADAVDIEDPPSIVVDLGNGAGGVSVDTLQALGCSVETLNAQPDGSFPGRPSEPTAEHCESLAELVGASDADLGIAHDGDADRMRAVTGDGEFVSGDVLLAILAREAAEPGQRVAVPVDTSMAVDDHLAAIDVAVTRTRVGDVYVAERVTEPDVAFGGEPSGAWIWPEATLCPDGPLAAAKLAALAGERSLDARVADIETYPIERESLDVSEKTAVMERVTESVTEAYDDVMTLDGVRVALADGWFLIRASGTQPLVRVTAEARDSEQARTYLTEAKSIVEDARDATTKT
- a CDS encoding ABC transporter permease, with the protein product MNPLESLRISWRSIRGHKLRSTLTTLGVIIGIAAVITFVTLGTGLQDEIVGDISPDDQQNVYVWAAPPEDSGQGPLAGAQPVFTQRDASEVANLSGVDDAYVYTRIPGQSVTYAGDTVPRDGGFVGTGPGYFDAEDFAEGERFERGEAQAVINPAMAGLFDGNVSVGDTLTLGIFQGVQIDVTVTGILEDSESMSAFEGFAPSPRLYVPADLTENADTQTELNLSDEELSELLGDREISNQSNLSGELSGLLGQSTPGESSRHIALVVEAPSKSDADIERVKTETEAYLDSAESDASDRSEGLAFQLKTSAELISQLEDVLDLLQDFIVGIAGISLLVGSIGIANIMLVSVTERTREIGIMKAVGAQRRDILELFIVEAVILGVLGAILGTALGLLAGYVVAGYIGIPWVFPVGWTALAIVVGIAVGVLAGLYPAWNASRTDPIDALRYE
- a CDS encoding ABC transporter ATP-binding protein, whose amino-acid sequence is MATERGSAAVSLSGVRKTYQLGEPVHALDGVSLEIPTGSYTAVMGPSGSGKSTLMNLVGCLDTPTAGTITIDDQDVTAVSDRERTRIRGEDIGFVFQTFNLMPRLTARENVALPMVFRGVGRSERRQRAAEVLDSVGLGDRLDHRPNELSGGQRQRVAIARALVNDPALLLADEPTGNLDTETGERIMGLFEELYEQGNTILMVTHERPIAEHAERIVHLLDGEIERVEELSEVGR